In Rhodovulum sulfidophilum DSM 1374, the following are encoded in one genomic region:
- the cydD gene encoding thiol reductant ABC exporter subunit CydD gives MSRKRAKKDDPAAKRLSQMTAPVMSLLERAGAMATAASLLWLIQAAAVALALGQMLQPDTAWGPTWAFALVFVAVGLGRALLDHRAGALSFRAADIVLALERARLVTRESRRATDDPARPPAAVTATLAAEKLAALSPFLTRYAPAKRRSTFVPLVILGVAFYFSWAIGLVLLFAGPLIPIFMALVGIAAKKASERQMEELSNMNVLLLERLTALVDIRLLDATERTVESFRSAADRLRGRTMEVLRVAFLSSTVLELFSAIGIAMVAVYVGFSLLGELNFGTWGTPLTATEGIFLLLLAPDYFQPLRDLAAAWHDKADANAVARELAELEARDETTFLGLGAAAAPLETTEALSVRGLAYRPPGGRLIRFPDFDLHPGETLAITGPSGIGKSSLLRLLAGMAVPAEGEIRIGGTVLSPETADAWRARLGWLPQQPRFVSGSLRKNLTLALRPGRELPLDRALKLAAADGVVAQLPRGLNTRLGETGVGVSGGEARRLIVARAAHAHPDLLLADEPTADLDEETATLVTEGLLGLAQGGVALIVATHDPALAARMDRQIAIKPEHAA, from the coding sequence TTGAGCCGTAAACGCGCGAAGAAGGACGATCCGGCCGCGAAGCGGCTTTCCCAGATGACGGCGCCAGTCATGAGCCTGCTGGAGCGGGCCGGTGCGATGGCGACGGCCGCCTCTCTGCTGTGGCTGATCCAGGCGGCGGCGGTGGCGCTGGCACTTGGCCAGATGCTTCAGCCCGACACCGCCTGGGGACCGACCTGGGCCTTTGCCCTGGTCTTCGTGGCGGTGGGCCTGGGCCGCGCGCTGCTCGACCACCGCGCGGGCGCGCTGTCGTTCCGGGCCGCCGATATCGTCCTGGCGCTGGAACGCGCCCGGCTGGTCACCCGGGAATCGCGGCGTGCGACCGACGACCCGGCCCGCCCGCCGGCGGCGGTGACCGCGACGCTGGCGGCCGAGAAGCTGGCCGCGCTCAGCCCCTTCCTCACCCGCTATGCCCCGGCCAAGCGCCGCTCGACCTTCGTGCCCCTGGTGATCCTCGGCGTCGCCTTCTACTTCTCCTGGGCGATCGGGCTTGTGCTTCTGTTCGCGGGCCCGCTGATCCCGATCTTCATGGCGCTGGTCGGCATCGCCGCCAAGAAGGCCAGCGAGCGGCAGATGGAAGAGCTGTCGAACATGAACGTGCTGCTGCTCGAACGGCTGACGGCGCTGGTCGACATCCGCCTGCTCGATGCGACCGAGCGCACGGTCGAGAGCTTCCGCTCGGCCGCGGACCGGCTGCGCGGGCGCACCATGGAGGTGCTGCGGGTGGCCTTCCTGTCCTCGACGGTACTTGAGCTGTTCTCGGCCATCGGCATCGCCATGGTCGCGGTCTATGTCGGCTTCTCGCTGCTGGGCGAGCTGAACTTCGGAACCTGGGGCACGCCCCTGACCGCCACCGAGGGGATCTTCCTGCTGCTGCTCGCGCCCGACTATTTCCAGCCGCTCCGCGACCTCGCGGCCGCCTGGCACGACAAGGCGGACGCCAATGCCGTGGCGCGCGAGCTGGCCGAACTCGAGGCCCGGGACGAGACCACCTTCCTCGGGCTCGGCGCGGCGGCCGCACCGCTCGAGACCACCGAGGCGCTGTCGGTACGGGGGCTTGCCTACCGCCCGCCGGGCGGACGGCTGATCCGGTTCCCCGATTTCGACCTTCACCCCGGCGAGACGCTGGCGATCACCGGCCCGTCGGGCATCGGCAAGTCCTCGCTGCTGCGGCTGCTTGCAGGCATGGCGGTTCCGGCCGAGGGCGAGATCCGGATCGGCGGGACCGTGCTGTCGCCCGAGACCGCCGATGCCTGGCGCGCCCGGCTGGGCTGGCTGCCGCAGCAGCCGCGCTTCGTTTCGGGCTCGCTGAGGAAGAACCTGACGCTGGCATTGCGGCCCGGGCGCGAGCTGCCGCTCGACCGGGCATTGAAGCTTGCCGCCGCCGATGGCGTGGTGGCGCAGCTGCCGCGCGGACTGAACACCCGGCTCGGCGAGACCGGGGTCGGCGTCTCGGGCGGCGAGGCGCGGCGGCTGATCGTGGCCCGCGCGGCGCATGCCCATCCCGACCTGCTGCTGGCCGACGAGCCGACCGCCGATCTTGACGAGGAAACCGCGACGCTGGTCACCGAGGGGCTGCTAGGGCTGGCGCAAGGCGGCGTCGCGCTGATCGTGGCGACCCATGACCCGGCGCTCGCGGCCCGGATGGACCGCCAGATCGCCATCAAACCGGAGCATGCGGCATGA
- a CDS encoding sugar phosphorylase, producing the protein MTDTTQTLRIKLAGLVGQIYPDQDRELLIDRIVEAFWPDGTRPRRRARMPSNRLWSCEDSMVITYGNSFTDGQHKPLDLLNDFLHRHLAGTVGGVHILPFFPFTSDDGFAVTDYRMVNSNLGDWEDIRRIAGSFRVMSDLVLNHVSSQSHWFSEYRQGHPPYDRFFFEASPEDDLAPVVRPRTSPLLREVETANGPRHVWCTFSHDQVDLDFRNPEVLLEFLRIMRLHVENGVRIVRLDAVAFLWKEPGTPSIHMPETHAIVQLMRVLCDFAVEPIVLLTETNVPNHENLSYFGNRNEAHAVYNFSLPPLVLHALLSGTAEYLHRWQATMPPAQLGCAYLNFTASHDGIGMRPVEGLLPEEQIGDIIGAVRSFGGEVSMRSTVGGGETAYELNITWFDAMKGTLAGEDGWQVERFLCSQSIVMALEGFPAFYVHSLLATPNDHAGVEKTGIKRAINRHRWDYPALLALLENPESMQALVLRQMKRRIGIRRRQPAFHPNATQFTLHLERRLFGLWRQSLDRDQSIFALHNVSAEELSVSPLSINLIGGEDWVDLLSGERISPQGTDIPFAPYQCRWISNRDGAGREPG; encoded by the coding sequence ATGACAGACACGACGCAGACCCTGCGCATCAAGCTGGCCGGACTGGTCGGCCAGATCTACCCGGATCAGGACCGCGAGCTTCTGATCGACCGGATCGTCGAGGCATTCTGGCCCGACGGAACGCGGCCCCGCCGTCGCGCCCGGATGCCGTCGAACCGGCTGTGGTCCTGCGAGGACTCGATGGTCATCACCTATGGCAACAGCTTCACCGATGGCCAGCACAAGCCGCTCGACCTGCTGAACGACTTCCTGCACCGCCATCTCGCGGGCACGGTCGGGGGCGTGCATATCCTGCCCTTCTTTCCCTTCACCTCGGATGACGGCTTCGCGGTCACCGATTACCGCATGGTCAATTCCAATCTCGGCGATTGGGAGGATATCCGGCGCATCGCGGGCAGCTTCCGGGTGATGTCGGACCTCGTGCTGAACCATGTGTCCAGCCAGTCGCACTGGTTCAGCGAATACCGGCAGGGCCATCCGCCCTATGACCGCTTCTTCTTCGAGGCCTCGCCCGAGGACGATCTGGCCCCGGTGGTCCGTCCGCGGACCAGTCCGCTTTTGCGCGAGGTCGAGACCGCGAACGGGCCGCGCCATGTCTGGTGCACCTTCAGTCACGATCAGGTCGATCTCGATTTCCGCAATCCCGAGGTGCTGCTGGAATTCCTGCGGATCATGCGGCTGCATGTCGAGAACGGGGTGCGGATCGTCCGGCTCGACGCCGTCGCTTTCCTGTGGAAAGAGCCCGGCACGCCCTCGATCCACATGCCCGAGACTCATGCCATCGTCCAGCTGATGCGGGTCCTGTGCGATTTCGCGGTCGAGCCGATCGTGCTGCTGACCGAGACCAACGTGCCGAACCACGAGAATCTCAGCTATTTCGGCAACCGGAACGAGGCACATGCGGTCTACAACTTCTCGCTGCCGCCGCTGGTTCTGCATGCGCTGCTGTCGGGCACGGCCGAATACCTGCATCGCTGGCAGGCGACGATGCCGCCCGCGCAGCTGGGCTGTGCCTATCTGAACTTCACCGCCTCCCATGACGGGATCGGCATGCGCCCGGTCGAGGGGCTGCTGCCCGAAGAACAGATCGGCGACATCATCGGCGCGGTCCGGTCCTTCGGAGGCGAGGTCTCGATGCGCTCGACCGTCGGCGGCGGCGAAACGGCCTATGAGCTGAACATCACCTGGTTCGACGCGATGAAGGGCACCTTGGCGGGCGAGGATGGCTGGCAGGTCGAGCGGTTCCTCTGCTCGCAGAGCATCGTCATGGCGCTGGAGGGCTTCCCGGCCTTCTACGTGCATTCGCTGCTGGCGACGCCCAACGATCATGCCGGGGTCGAGAAGACCGGCATCAAGCGGGCGATCAACCGCCACCGCTGGGACTATCCGGCGCTGCTGGCGCTTCTGGAAAACCCCGAAAGCATGCAGGCGCTGGTTCTGCGCCAGATGAAGCGCCGGATCGGCATCCGCCGTCGCCAGCCCGCCTTCCACCCGAACGCGACCCAGTTCACCCTGCATCTCGAGCGCCGCCTGTTCGGGCTCTGGCGCCAGAGCCTCGACCGCGACCAGTCGATCTTCGCGCTGCACAATGTCAGCGCCGAGGAGCTGTCGGTCTCGCCGCTGTCGATCAACCTGATCGGCGGCGAGGACTGGGTCGACCTGCTCTCGGGCGAGCGGATCTCGCCCCAGGGCACCGACATTCCCTTCGCGCCTTATCAGTGCCGCTGGATCTCGAACCGCGATGGCGCCGGTCGGGAACCGGGCTAG
- a CDS encoding RrF2 family transcriptional regulator: MRLTTRTNIAMRALMYCAVNGGRTVRKSDIAGACNTSENHMAQVINTLAHHGLVKTTRGRNGGLTLKRTPEDITVGEVFRHLESGVPFAECFDPATNTCPISCCCLLKGALQRALAEFYATLDGITLADLVVGNRDLEEALALAS, translated from the coding sequence ATGCGGCTGACCACCCGGACGAACATCGCGATGCGGGCGCTCATGTATTGCGCTGTCAATGGGGGCCGGACGGTCCGCAAGTCGGATATCGCGGGCGCCTGCAATACCTCGGAAAACCACATGGCCCAGGTCATCAACACATTGGCGCATCACGGTCTGGTGAAGACGACACGGGGCCGGAACGGCGGCCTGACCCTCAAGCGCACGCCCGAGGACATCACCGTGGGCGAGGTTTTCCGGCATCTCGAATCAGGTGTGCCCTTCGCAGAATGTTTCGATCCGGCGACCAATACCTGCCCGATCTCGTGCTGTTGCCTGCTGAAGGGTGCGTTGCAGCGGGCGCTGGCCGAATTCTACGCCACGCTCGACGGCATCACCCTGGCCGACCTGGTCGTTGGCAACCGCGATCTCGAAGAGGCGCTGGCGCTCGCCTCCTGA
- a CDS encoding glycosyl transferase gives MADFHQNGNVATLHNLRSAPAELLVRELATFAQTRKISLILPSLFSELEGDALPRILDELAEVPFLHRIVIGLDQADEAQFAHALQFFDRLPQNHVVIWQDSPRMQAIHARLETHNLQPGDPGKGRNVWFCMGYLMACKDSSVMALHDCDIVTYSREMLARLVYPVANPNFPYQLAKGFYPRIGANKLNGRVSRLLVSPILLALKKTIGDRDYLDYLRSFRYPLSGEFALRTATLPDLRIPSDWGLEIGVLSEAWRNLAPRSVCQVEISDAYDHKHQPVSQEDASKGLSRMSVDICKSIFRKLAADGTVFSEEIFRTLKATYYREALDLLDCYYNDARMNGLSLDRHAEENIIELFAQNITEAGQVFLDNPAETPFIPTWNRVNSADPTLMDDMRAAVAADGTDYRSATK, from the coding sequence ATGGCCGATTTTCACCAGAACGGCAATGTCGCCACCCTGCACAATCTGCGCTCTGCCCCGGCCGAGCTTCTGGTGCGTGAACTCGCCACCTTCGCCCAGACCCGCAAGATCAGCCTGATCCTGCCCTCGCTGTTTTCCGAACTGGAAGGCGACGCGCTGCCAAGGATCCTCGACGAGCTGGCCGAGGTGCCGTTCCTGCACCGGATCGTGATCGGGCTCGACCAGGCCGACGAGGCGCAATTCGCCCATGCGCTGCAATTCTTCGACCGGCTGCCGCAGAACCATGTGGTGATCTGGCAGGACAGCCCGCGGATGCAGGCGATCCATGCCCGTCTGGAGACGCATAACCTGCAGCCGGGCGACCCCGGCAAGGGCCGCAATGTCTGGTTCTGCATGGGCTATCTCATGGCCTGCAAGGACAGCTCGGTGATGGCGCTGCACGATTGCGACATCGTCACCTATTCGCGCGAGATGCTGGCGCGGCTGGTCTATCCGGTGGCGAACCCCAATTTCCCCTATCAGCTGGCCAAGGGCTTTTATCCGCGGATCGGCGCGAACAAGCTGAACGGCCGGGTCAGCCGCCTGCTGGTCAGCCCGATCCTGCTGGCCCTGAAGAAGACCATCGGCGACCGCGATTATCTCGACTATCTCAGGTCCTTCCGCTACCCGCTGTCGGGCGAATTCGCGCTCAGGACCGCGACCCTGCCCGACCTGCGCATTCCCTCGGACTGGGGGCTGGAAATCGGCGTGCTGTCCGAGGCCTGGCGCAACCTCGCGCCGCGCTCGGTCTGTCAGGTCGAGATCTCGGACGCCTATGACCACAAGCACCAGCCGGTGTCGCAGGAAGATGCCAGCAAGGGCCTGTCGCGGATGTCGGTCGATATCTGCAAGTCGATCTTCCGCAAGCTGGCGGCCGACGGCACGGTGTTTTCCGAAGAGATCTTCCGCACGCTGAAGGCCACCTATTACCGCGAGGCGCTGGACCTTCTGGACTGCTATTACAACGACGCGCGGATGAACGGGCTGAGCCTCGACCGGCATGCCGAGGAAAACATCATCGAGCTTTTCGCCCAGAACATCACCGAGGCCGGGCAGGTCTTCCTGGACAACCCGGCCGAGACCCCCTTCATCCCCACCTGGAACCGCGTGAATTCGGCCGACCCGACGCTGATGGACGACATGAGGGCGGCAGTGGCGGCGGATGGCACCGATTACCGGTCTGCGACGAAGTAA
- a CDS encoding glycerate kinase type-2 family protein, with protein MTLQAPAPPSAPLAASPADPPAFLRALFETAVAAADPMRTVAPALPPRPAGRVVVIGAGKASARMAEAVEAAWGPCEGLVITRYGHARPCAGVEIVEAAHPVPDAAGEVATRRVMRLLEGLSAEDLVLALISGGGSSLLVQPAGQITLEEKRLVTSGLLASGAPIGEMNGIRKELSAVKGGRLAAAAFPARVLALLISDVPGDAPSDIASGPTVGHRGDAARALAALARWGVVPPPSVQSFLEAGGDPVRPDDPRLARVENVVIAAPARSLEAAAEAARGAGCAVEILGDALEGEARDLAASHADLARARQAAMAPGDPPLLLLSGGECTVTRRGDGVGGPNAEYALALAVALDGAEGIDAIACDTDGVDGAAEVAGAVIGPATLAEAGRLGSDPARALSTNDSHGFFAALGAQVVPGPTLTNVNDFRAILIRPQP; from the coding sequence ATGACCCTGCAAGCACCTGCCCCGCCTTCCGCCCCCCTTGCCGCCTCTCCGGCTGACCCCCCGGCTTTCCTCCGCGCTCTTTTCGAGACCGCGGTCGCGGCCGCCGACCCGATGCGGACGGTCGCACCCGCATTGCCGCCACGGCCCGCCGGTCGCGTGGTCGTGATCGGCGCCGGCAAGGCTTCGGCGCGGATGGCCGAGGCGGTCGAGGCGGCCTGGGGCCCCTGCGAGGGGCTGGTGATCACCCGGTACGGCCATGCCCGGCCCTGCGCCGGCGTCGAGATCGTCGAGGCCGCGCATCCGGTGCCCGATGCCGCGGGCGAGGTCGCCACGCGCCGCGTGATGCGCCTGCTCGAGGGGCTGAGTGCCGAGGATCTGGTGCTGGCGCTGATCTCGGGCGGCGGGTCCTCCCTGCTGGTGCAGCCCGCCGGGCAGATCACGCTGGAGGAAAAGCGGCTGGTGACCTCGGGTCTCTTGGCGTCGGGCGCGCCCATCGGCGAGATGAACGGCATTCGCAAGGAGCTGTCGGCGGTCAAGGGTGGACGGCTGGCCGCCGCGGCCTTTCCGGCGCGGGTGCTGGCGCTGCTGATCTCGGACGTGCCGGGCGACGCGCCTTCCGATATCGCCAGCGGCCCGACCGTCGGCCATCGCGGCGATGCGGCCCGGGCGCTGGCGGCGCTGGCGCGCTGGGGCGTGGTGCCGCCGCCTTCGGTGCAGAGCTTTCTCGAGGCCGGCGGCGATCCGGTCCGCCCCGACGATCCGCGCCTTGCCCGGGTCGAGAATGTGGTGATCGCGGCGCCCGCCCGCTCGCTCGAGGCAGCGGCCGAGGCCGCGCGCGGCGCGGGCTGCGCGGTCGAGATCCTGGGCGATGCGCTGGAGGGCGAGGCGCGCGATCTGGCCGCCTCCCATGCCGATCTGGCGCGCGCGCGGCAGGCGGCGATGGCACCGGGCGATCCGCCGCTGCTTCTGCTGTCGGGCGGCGAATGCACGGTGACGCGACGGGGCGACGGGGTCGGCGGGCCCAATGCCGAATATGCGCTGGCCCTGGCGGTCGCGCTTGACGGCGCGGAGGGGATCGACGCCATCGCCTGCGACACCGACGGGGTCGATGGCGCGGCCGAGGTCGCGGGCGCGGTGATCGGGCCGGCCACGCTGGCCGAGGCCGGACGGTTGGGCAGCGACCCGGCCCGGGCGCTTTCCACCAATGACAGCCACGGTTTCTTCGCGGCGCTGGGCGCGCAGGTGGTGCCCGGCCCGACCCTGACCAATGTGAACGACTTCCGCGCCATCCTGATCCGGCCGCAGCCATGA
- a CDS encoding amino acid ABC transporter ATP-binding/permease protein yields the protein MKDILQILRLTWQAQRGPLIRGTALAVIVVAMGVALLGLAGWFITAAAAAGLAGIGIAFNVFQPSAAVRFLALGRTAARYGERLLTHDATLKALTDIRVALLRGVLALPFQTLSRLRGAETMNRLVADVDALDGVVLRLFIPAVTGVILYVAVFPLLWWMTDFTLAIWIFASFTLGCGLVLIGAGRHALAPSRRAEKALQAFRIRLIDLLRARDDLVVYGRLPEQTEAVQLAEARMRDNLGAIDRLERRAGLALSLTTTLATGTALALGGVLVARGAITPAQAALGFFVALALSETVQPLRRALAELGRMLDAARRVTRLLPEEDGTPAQAAEHASPAVAAEGAPALEMTGIAYRHPGAEAPVLKDFSLRLDPGACIALTGASGSGKSTVLALAAGLIQPEAGSIRLAGCPIETLSETRLRAGMAYLPQRSMLLGQSFFDMLALADPGLTEREALELIEAVALSSTVAARGGLHASLKENGAGLSGGEQRRLALARALLRRPRLLLLDEPTEGLDRPTATRVLGAIREILPEAAILTASHRKAERDWADRLIAMT from the coding sequence ATGAAGGACATCCTGCAGATCCTGCGCCTGACCTGGCAGGCCCAGCGCGGCCCGCTGATCCGGGGCACCGCGCTGGCAGTGATCGTGGTGGCGATGGGGGTGGCGCTTCTGGGGCTGGCGGGCTGGTTCATCACCGCCGCCGCCGCGGCCGGCCTTGCAGGCATCGGCATCGCCTTCAACGTGTTCCAGCCTTCGGCTGCCGTGCGCTTTCTGGCGCTTGGCCGGACCGCCGCGCGCTATGGCGAGCGGCTGCTGACCCATGACGCGACCCTGAAGGCCCTGACCGACATCCGCGTGGCGCTGCTGCGGGGCGTTCTGGCGCTGCCGTTCCAGACCCTGTCGCGGCTGAGGGGCGCCGAGACCATGAACCGGCTGGTGGCCGATGTCGACGCGCTTGACGGGGTGGTGCTGCGGCTGTTCATTCCGGCGGTAACCGGGGTCATCCTCTATGTCGCCGTCTTCCCGCTGCTGTGGTGGATGACCGATTTTACGCTGGCGATCTGGATCTTCGCGAGCTTCACGCTGGGCTGCGGGCTGGTGCTGATCGGGGCGGGGCGCCATGCGCTTGCGCCCTCGCGCCGGGCCGAGAAGGCGCTGCAGGCCTTCCGCATCCGGCTGATCGACCTGTTGCGCGCCCGCGACGATCTGGTGGTCTATGGCCGCCTGCCCGAACAGACCGAGGCGGTGCAGCTGGCCGAGGCCCGGATGCGCGACAATCTGGGCGCCATCGACCGGCTGGAACGGCGCGCGGGCCTTGCGCTGTCGCTGACCACGACCCTGGCCACGGGCACCGCGCTGGCGCTGGGCGGGGTGCTGGTGGCGCGGGGCGCAATCACGCCCGCGCAGGCGGCGCTGGGCTTCTTCGTGGCGCTGGCGCTGTCGGAGACGGTGCAGCCGCTGCGCCGCGCGCTGGCCGAGCTTGGCCGCATGCTCGACGCCGCCCGGCGCGTGACCCGGCTTCTGCCCGAGGAGGACGGCACGCCCGCGCAGGCCGCCGAACATGCCTCCCCGGCCGTCGCCGCAGAGGGCGCCCCGGCTCTCGAGATGACCGGCATCGCCTATCGCCATCCCGGCGCCGAGGCTCCGGTTCTGAAAGACTTCTCGCTCCGGCTCGATCCCGGGGCCTGCATTGCGCTGACCGGCGCCTCGGGCAGCGGCAAGAGCACCGTTCTGGCGCTGGCCGCCGGCCTCATTCAGCCCGAGGCAGGCAGCATCCGGCTGGCGGGCTGCCCTATCGAGACGCTGTCCGAAACCCGGCTGCGGGCCGGCATGGCCTATCTGCCTCAGCGCAGCATGCTTCTGGGCCAGAGCTTCTTCGACATGCTGGCGCTGGCCGATCCCGGTCTCACCGAACGCGAGGCGCTCGAGCTGATCGAGGCGGTGGCGCTGTCTTCGACGGTCGCGGCGCGCGGCGGGCTTCATGCCTCCCTCAAGGAGAACGGGGCCGGGCTTTCGGGCGGCGAGCAGCGCCGACTGGCGCTGGCCCGGGCGCTGCTGCGGCGTCCGCGCCTGCTGTTGCTCGATGAGCCGACCGAGGGGCTCGACCGGCCGACCGCGACCCGGGTGCTGGGCGCGATCCGCGAGATCCTGCCCGAGGCCGCGATCCTGACCGCCTCGCACAGGAAGGCCGAACGCGACTGGGCCGACCGGCTGATCGCCATGACCTGA
- a CDS encoding HAD-IIB family hydrolase, with protein MPRPALLIFTDLDGTLLDHETYSHAEAAPALTALRAAGVPVILASSKTAAEIAPLRAELGLSAHPAIVENGAGRLEPGAEAPRTGGRYRALRTALSQVPAPLRSRFRGFGDGGADWIAEVTGLAPEAAALAAQRLYSEPGIWSGSEAEKAGFLAALQAQGISGREGGRFLTLSFGASKAGQMAEIAARYSTPFVVALGDAPNDREMLEQADQGFIIANPHRRPMPPLDGEETGRIQRIAAAGPKGWNLALRQVISDFGI; from the coding sequence ATGCCCCGCCCAGCCCTGCTGATCTTCACCGACCTCGACGGCACGCTTCTGGACCACGAGACCTATTCCCATGCAGAGGCCGCCCCGGCCCTGACGGCGCTGCGCGCAGCCGGGGTGCCAGTGATCCTCGCCTCATCGAAGACCGCCGCCGAAATCGCGCCGCTCCGGGCCGAGCTGGGGCTTTCGGCGCATCCGGCGATTGTCGAGAACGGCGCGGGCCGTCTCGAACCGGGCGCCGAAGCGCCCCGGACCGGCGGTCGCTACCGCGCGCTTCGCACCGCGCTCAGCCAGGTGCCCGCCCCGCTCCGAAGCCGCTTCAGGGGCTTCGGCGATGGCGGCGCGGACTGGATCGCCGAAGTCACCGGGCTTGCCCCCGAGGCCGCCGCGCTGGCCGCGCAGAGGCTCTATTCCGAACCCGGCATCTGGTCGGGCAGCGAGGCCGAAAAGGCCGGGTTCCTGGCCGCGTTGCAGGCGCAGGGGATCAGCGGCCGCGAGGGCGGACGGTTTCTGACGCTGTCCTTCGGGGCCAGCAAGGCCGGGCAGATGGCCGAGATCGCGGCGCGCTACAGCACGCCTTTCGTCGTGGCGCTGGGCGATGCGCCGAATGACCGCGAGATGCTGGAACAGGCCGATCAGGGCTTCATCATCGCCAATCCGCACCGCAGGCCGATGCCGCCGCTGGACGGCGAAGAGACGGGACGGATCCAGCGGATCGCCGCAGCCGGTCCGAAAGGTTGGAACCTTGCTCTGAGGCAGGTTATCTCTGATTTCGGGATCTGA
- a CDS encoding cytochrome ubiquinol oxidase subunit I, with protein sequence MELDIVELSRLQFAMTAMYHFLFVPLTLGLSVIVAIMETVYVMTNRPVWRQMTKFWATLFGINFVLGVATGITMEFQFGMNWSYYSHYVGDIFGAPLAIEGLMAFFLEATFVGLMFFGWGKLSKVGHCVVTWLVAIGSNFSALWILIANGWMQNPVGAEFNPMTMRMEMTSFFDVMFNEVAQAKFVHTVSAGYVTAAIFVLGVSAWYLLKGRHIELARRSIAVAASFGLAGALSAVVLGDESGYNATHTQKMKLAAIEGMWETHAAPAPFNLFGIPDQADRDTQFALKVPVVMGLIGSRSLTEELPGINQLVDEADARIRNGLIAYDALMQIRAERGTATPELAAQFEEHSGDLGFAFLLKRYLEDPRQATDAQIAQAAQDTVPEVLPLFWAFRVMVILGFGFIAMMLYFFIRANFYGMRFPRWALRAAVVAIPTPWIAAEMGWFVAEFGRQPWTVDGVLPTALSVSHLSVTQVALTLAGFVTFYSVLFVIEIGLMRKYILKGPYMDVAETDDWTRRHTDRLTGGRGYEPAE encoded by the coding sequence ATGGAACTCGACATCGTCGAGCTGTCTAGGCTGCAGTTTGCCATGACAGCCATGTATCACTTCCTCTTCGTACCGCTCACGCTTGGCCTGTCGGTCATCGTGGCGATCATGGAGACGGTCTATGTGATGACCAACCGCCCCGTCTGGCGCCAGATGACCAAATTCTGGGCCACGCTGTTCGGCATCAACTTCGTGCTGGGCGTCGCGACGGGCATCACCATGGAGTTCCAGTTCGGGATGAACTGGAGCTATTACAGCCATTATGTCGGCGATATCTTCGGCGCTCCGCTGGCAATCGAAGGGCTGATGGCCTTCTTCCTCGAGGCGACCTTCGTCGGGCTCATGTTCTTCGGCTGGGGCAAGCTGTCCAAGGTGGGCCATTGCGTGGTGACCTGGCTGGTGGCGATCGGGTCCAACTTCTCGGCGCTCTGGATCCTGATCGCCAATGGCTGGATGCAGAACCCCGTCGGGGCCGAGTTCAACCCGATGACCATGCGCATGGAGATGACCTCGTTCTTCGATGTGATGTTCAACGAGGTGGCCCAAGCCAAGTTCGTGCATACCGTCTCGGCGGGCTATGTCACGGCGGCGATCTTCGTTCTGGGCGTGTCGGCCTGGTACCTGCTGAAGGGCCGCCATATCGAGCTGGCACGCCGCTCGATCGCGGTCGCGGCCAGTTTCGGGCTTGCGGGCGCGCTCTCGGCGGTCGTGCTGGGCGACGAGTCGGGCTATAACGCCACCCATACCCAGAAGATGAAACTCGCCGCCATCGAAGGCATGTGGGAGACCCATGCGGCCCCTGCCCCCTTCAACCTCTTCGGCATTCCCGACCAGGCCGACCGCGATACCCAATTCGCGCTTAAGGTGCCGGTGGTGATGGGCCTGATCGGCTCGCGCTCCCTGACCGAGGAACTGCCCGGCATCAACCAGCTGGTGGACGAAGCCGACGCGCGTATCCGCAACGGTCTGATCGCCTATGACGCGCTGATGCAGATCCGGGCCGAGCGGGGCACCGCCACGCCCGAGCTGGCCGCGCAGTTCGAAGAGCATAGCGGCGATCTGGGCTTTGCCTTCCTGCTCAAGCGCTATCTGGAAGATCCGCGCCAGGCGACCGACGCGCAGATCGCGCAGGCCGCGCAGGACACGGTGCCCGAGGTGCTGCCGCTGTTCTGGGCATTCCGGGTGATGGTCATCCTCGGCTTCGGCTTCATCGCGATGATGCTCTACTTCTTCATCCGCGCCAATTTCTACGGCATGCGCTTCCCGCGCTGGGCGCTGCGCGCCGCCGTGGTGGCGATTCCGACGCCCTGGATCGCGGCCGAGATGGGCTGGTTCGTGGCCGAGTTCGGTCGCCAGCCCTGGACGGTGGACGGGGTGCTGCCGACCGCGCTGTCGGTCAGCCATCTGAGCGTGACCCAGGTCGCGCTGACGCTGGCGGGCTTTGTCACCTTCTATTCGGTCCTGTTCGTGATCGAGATCGGGCTGATGCGGAAATACATCCTCAAGGGTCCCTATATGGACGTCGCCGAAACCGACGACTGGACCCGGCGCCATACCGACCGCCTGACCGGCGGCCGTGGCTACGAACCGGCGGAGTAA